TTGACATCGCCTTTCCAGATCCTTGCAGTTATTTTGAGCGTGACGGTCATAAGCCTGATCAGCTCGATTTTCCCGAACCAGAAATTAAGGAAAGTTTATCCATTGGAGGCATTCAAATGAACCAATCAAAAAATCATCAGCCAATAGCACAACTGATGGGAGTATCAAAAATATACCAGGGACAGGGAAGGGAAACCAGTGCACTGAAAGATATCTCATTCCAGGCGTACCCCGGAGAGGTCATATTGTTCCTGGGCCCCAGCGGAAGCGGAAAATCGACCTTCCTGACGATATTGGCCGGTCTTCAGCGGCCCACATCCGGCGAGGCCTGGCTGTTCGGTAAGAAGATTCAGGAGTATTCACCTGCAGGACTGCAAAAAGTTCGTGCAGCCCGCATCGGGTTTATATTCCAGACCTTTCACCTGCTCGATTCCCTGAATGCGCTGGAAAACATACTTTTAGTCATGAGATTTAATCATACAAATAAAAAAGAGGCAAATCTTCGTACGGTTCAATTGTTAGAAAGGTTTGGCATTGCACATCTGGCAAAGGACTACCCCCGCACGATGAGCCAGGGAGAGAAGCAACGCGTAGCGGTTGCACGTGCATTAGCCAACAATGCAACCCTTATCATTGCAGATGAGCCGACCGGCAACTTAGCCACAGAGCAGGGCATGAATATCGTAAACCTGTTAAGGGAATCTGCAAAAACCGAAAACCGTTGCGTTATCATCGCCAGCCATGACCATCGGATTGCTGATTTTGCAGACAGGGTGCTCTTTTTAAAGGATGGTGTATTTTCGGAAAAGGGTGACATGTGACGACATCACATCCAGCACGCGTCACTCGTGGGGGATGACTCATTAATCGTTATTAACAATTTTATTATTGAAATTACTGGTTTTTTTTTTGCTCATATTATTAATTTTCAAATTCAGCAGATACTAACAAAAAGGGGTTATAACCATTGATAAATAAGCGATTACGTTCTTTGAAATAATGGATTTCAGGATTAGTTTTGCAGTATATATTATGCGAACTCCTGAGCAAATAATCATCGATGAATTGAAGCGTATCGTCGTGATGCAGCTTAGTTACACTCCTTTAAATAATGCGGTATAACGTGCCGCCGGCAGTTTTAACTTTTCATAAAAGACTTCAATTTACTAAAAAAAGATCTGGTTTTCATACGTTTTAATGAGTTCACCCATTCTTCTTCTGATTTTATTTTTCTTTTAGTAGCTTTTTTCTCTTTTTCAATGAGTTCTAAAACTCGGTTCTCTTCATTAGCATCTAAATAGAATCCACACGAATCAGGACAGATTTCTAATTCCAGATCATAAAAACGATATTTTATTTTTTGCATCATAATTCCACATTTAGGGCAATGGATTGTGGAAGGTTGGGTTCCAAAAAACAATGACCCTTTTAATTCATCATGGTCCCACACAGTATCTTCCAATTGATCAAGTTCATTATAATCGAGCCAAATACTTTGACAACCCGAACAGTGATCTATTTCTATACCTTTTAATTTTTTGGTCTTAAATTCGCCACCACATTTTGTGCATTTCATATTGCAGGTTTTTAAAGGGTTAATATATTATTACAAATATTTTATTGGTCATAAACTTATCAATTTTTAAAATTGCCACCAACGCGAGTCCGTCTAAATACTTCCCCGTCGTTTTGAGATTAGGGAGTAAAGGTACAAATATTCAGAGAAAAATGGTATGACGTTATATCACGGATGCCATCTCTTTTGAGAGATGTCATTCGTCGTGTCCGGATGACATCTTTTGCAAAGATGGCATCCGGAGTTCAAGAAAAATCCGGCCGCCTTTTGATGTCAAAAATTAAAACAAATTAAAAAATTAATCCCTCACGCACCTCACAGAAGCGCCATGCCTTTTAAAGTTGAGATCCCTGTAAACATCGATGTTACCATAGTCCAAATACCTGGTCCAGGAATCATTGTCATTTTCAGAAGTAGAACTCCACCATACACCGCCGAGGCCGATGTAG
This genomic stretch from Bacteroidota bacterium harbors:
- a CDS encoding zf-TFIIB domain-containing protein, coding for MKCTKCGGEFKTKKLKGIEIDHCSGCQSIWLDYNELDQLEDTVWDHDELKGSLFFGTQPSTIHCPKCGIMMQKIKYRFYDLELEICPDSCGFYLDANEENRVLELIEKEKKATKRKIKSEEEWVNSLKRMKTRSFFSKLKSFMKS
- a CDS encoding ABC transporter ATP-binding protein, yielding MNQSKNHQPIAQLMGVSKIYQGQGRETSALKDISFQAYPGEVILFLGPSGSGKSTFLTILAGLQRPTSGEAWLFGKKIQEYSPAGLQKVRAARIGFIFQTFHLLDSLNALENILLVMRFNHTNKKEANLRTVQLLERFGIAHLAKDYPRTMSQGEKQRVAVARALANNATLIIADEPTGNLATEQGMNIVNLLRESAKTENRCVIIASHDHRIADFADRVLFLKDGVFSEKGDM